The proteins below come from a single Brevundimonas sp. LM2 genomic window:
- a CDS encoding SDR family oxidoreductase, whose product MTDTPLGAALVTGAARRIGRTIVLALARRGHDVAIHHRDSIDDAEALAAEVRALGRRAAVVLADLTDEAAVRALIPAAVAALGPLSVLVNNASVFEDDRVGGLSRETWDRHLETNLRAPLVLSEAFAAQAPDGAAIVNLLDQRVLKPDPRFVSYALSRNGLWWATRTLAQALAPRIRVNGVGPGPTLKSIHQTAAEFEAEAAAVPLGHGASPDDIAAAVLYLVAARSVTGQMIAVDGGQHLAWQTPDIDPEA is encoded by the coding sequence TTGACTGACACCCCGCTTGGCGCGGCCCTGGTCACCGGGGCGGCGCGCCGCATCGGCCGCACCATCGTGCTGGCCCTGGCCCGACGCGGCCATGACGTCGCCATCCATCACCGCGACTCCATCGACGACGCCGAGGCCCTCGCGGCCGAGGTGCGCGCCCTGGGCCGTCGCGCCGCCGTCGTCTTGGCCGACCTGACGGACGAGGCGGCGGTCCGTGCCCTGATCCCTGCCGCCGTCGCCGCCCTGGGGCCGCTGTCGGTTCTGGTCAACAACGCCTCGGTGTTCGAGGACGACCGGGTCGGAGGCCTGTCGCGCGAGACCTGGGACCGGCATCTGGAGACCAATCTGCGCGCGCCGCTGGTGCTGTCCGAGGCCTTCGCCGCCCAGGCGCCCGACGGGGCCGCCATCGTCAACCTGCTGGACCAGCGGGTGCTGAAGCCCGATCCGCGCTTCGTCTCCTATGCCCTGTCGCGCAACGGCCTGTGGTGGGCGACGCGGACCCTGGCCCAGGCCCTGGCCCCGCGCATCCGCGTCAATGGCGTCGGCCCCGGTCCGACGCTGAAATCCATCCACCAGACCGCCGCCGAGTTCGAGGCCGAGGCCGCCGCCGTGCCCCTGGGCCACGGGGCCTCCCCCGACGACATCGCGGCGGCCGTCCTGTATCTCGTCGCGGCCCGCTCGGTCACGGGCCAGATGATCGCCGTCGACGGCGGCCAGCATCTGGCGTGGCAGACCCCCGACATCGACCCCGAGGCCTGA
- a CDS encoding GNAT family N-acetyltransferase gives MSDFRDDAAEQRYEQGFADPSGAMRQVWADYADSGTGRAILHVEADDALRGSGAAGKFMQALADHARAQETRLIPRCGYAVAWFKRHPDQSDVLAHI, from the coding sequence ATGTCCGACTTTCGCGACGACGCCGCCGAGCAGCGCTACGAACAGGGCTTCGCCGATCCGTCCGGCGCGATGCGCCAGGTCTGGGCCGACTATGCCGACAGCGGCACCGGGCGCGCCATCCTGCATGTCGAGGCCGATGACGCCCTGCGCGGCTCGGGCGCGGCCGGAAAGTTCATGCAGGCGCTCGCAGACCATGCCCGCGCGCAGGAGACCCGGCTGATCCCCCGCTGCGGCTATGCCGTCGCCTGGTTCAAGCGCCATCCGGACCAGAGTGACGTCCTCGCGCATATTTAG
- a CDS encoding DUF4126 domain-containing protein: protein MDGIDIPDLGAVSGPLETWVLPALLGLGLASATGLRTFLPLLMLALAARFELFGVTLNDQMAWLADWPAVAALGIAAMVEFAGDKIPVVDHGLNVMGAFTRPVAGAVAAGSVFAGLDPTTAAVAGVIVGAPTAFAFNAAQGGTRLASTATTGGIGNPVLSLIEDVLSFLTVMLAFLAPVLVPVLMVFVAVLVFRLARRMRERLYRREVTGSATRSP, encoded by the coding sequence ATGGACGGTATCGATATTCCCGACCTGGGCGCGGTCTCGGGTCCGCTGGAAACCTGGGTCCTGCCGGCGCTGCTGGGGCTGGGCCTCGCCTCGGCGACCGGCCTGCGGACCTTCCTGCCGCTGCTGATGCTGGCCCTGGCGGCGCGGTTCGAGCTGTTCGGCGTGACGTTGAACGACCAGATGGCCTGGCTGGCCGACTGGCCCGCCGTCGCGGCGCTCGGCATCGCCGCCATGGTGGAGTTCGCGGGCGACAAGATCCCGGTCGTGGATCACGGCCTGAACGTGATGGGGGCCTTCACCCGTCCCGTCGCCGGGGCCGTCGCGGCGGGCAGCGTCTTCGCCGGGCTGGACCCCACCACCGCGGCGGTCGCCGGCGTCATCGTCGGGGCCCCGACCGCCTTTGCCTTCAACGCGGCCCAGGGCGGCACCCGACTGGCGTCCACGGCCACGACGGGCGGGATCGGCAATCCGGTGCTGTCGCTGATCGAGGACGTACTCAGCTTCCTGACCGTGATGCTGGCCTTCCTGGCGCCCGTGCTGGTGCCGGTGCTGATGGTGTTCGTGGCGGTGCTGGTGTTCCGGCTGGCGCGGCGGATGCGCGAACGGCTCTACCGGCGCGAGGTCACAGGCTCCGCGACACGATCGCCTTGA
- a CDS encoding NUDIX domain-containing protein, protein MAWRTRIEPFTRPLFFAVSRATRGMTLGVRAVAVDDRGRVMLVKHTYLAGWWLPGGGVDRGETCLDAAARELFEETGLTAIAPGRLVSLHSNERFFPGDHVAVYRFDAFTPGELTHHGEIAETGWFDPLDLPADAHRSTVARLAEIFGGAPVDPNW, encoded by the coding sequence ATGGCCTGGCGCACCCGAATCGAGCCGTTCACCCGGCCGCTGTTCTTCGCTGTCTCGCGGGCGACCCGGGGCATGACGCTCGGCGTTCGGGCCGTGGCGGTCGACGATCGGGGCCGGGTCATGCTGGTCAAACACACCTATCTGGCAGGCTGGTGGCTGCCCGGGGGCGGGGTGGATCGGGGGGAGACCTGTCTGGACGCCGCCGCGCGCGAGCTGTTCGAGGAGACGGGGCTGACGGCCATCGCTCCGGGGCGGCTGGTGTCGCTGCATTCCAATGAGCGGTTCTTCCCGGGCGATCACGTCGCCGTCTATCGCTTCGACGCCTTCACCCCCGGTGAACTGACCCACCACGGCGAGATCGCCGAGACCGGCTGGTTCGATCCCCTGGACCTGCCCGCCGACGCCCACCGCTCGACCGTCGCGCGGCTGGCCGAGATTTTCGGCGGGGCGCCGGTCGATCCCAACTGGTAG
- a CDS encoding exodeoxyribonuclease III, producing MRIATFNINGVNTRLTNLIAWLEETRPDVACLQELKAPQDKFPEAAIREAGYHAAWVGESRWNGVAILSRDAPPVVTRRALPGDPKDVQSRYLEAAVNGVLVACLYLPNGNPQPGPKFDYKLAWFERLIAHARTLFDTEAAVVLAGDYNVVPTEADIYNSRSWKKNALLQPESRAAYARMLEDGWTDALRERFPDEAVYTFWEYFRDSWGRNAGLRLDHVLLNPEAAERLTDAGVDAEVRGQEHASDHAPAWIELRD from the coding sequence ATGCGGATCGCCACCTTCAACATCAACGGCGTCAACACCCGCCTGACCAACCTGATCGCCTGGCTGGAGGAGACCCGGCCCGACGTCGCCTGTCTGCAGGAGCTGAAGGCGCCGCAGGACAAGTTCCCGGAAGCCGCCATCCGCGAGGCCGGCTATCACGCCGCCTGGGTCGGGGAATCGCGCTGGAACGGCGTCGCCATCCTGAGCCGCGACGCCCCGCCGGTCGTGACCCGCCGCGCCCTGCCCGGCGACCCCAAGGACGTCCAGAGCCGCTATCTGGAGGCCGCCGTGAACGGGGTCCTGGTCGCCTGCCTGTATCTGCCCAACGGCAATCCGCAGCCGGGGCCCAAGTTCGACTACAAACTGGCCTGGTTCGAGCGGCTGATCGCCCACGCCCGCACGCTGTTCGACACCGAGGCGGCCGTTGTCCTGGCCGGGGACTACAACGTCGTCCCGACCGAGGCCGACATCTACAACAGCCGGTCCTGGAAGAAGAACGCCCTGCTGCAGCCCGAGAGCCGGGCGGCCTATGCCCGGATGCTGGAGGACGGCTGGACCGACGCCCTGCGCGAGCGGTTTCCAGACGAGGCCGTCTATACGTTCTGGGAGTATTTCCGCGACAGCTGGGGCCGCAACGCCGGGCTGCGGCTGGACCACGTGTTGCTGAACCCGGAAGCCGCCGAACGGCTGACCGACGCGGGCGTCGATGCCGAGGTTCGCGGCCAAGAGCACGCCAGCGACCATGCGCCCGCCTGGATCGAACTGCGCGACTGA
- a CDS encoding monovalent cation:proton antiporter-2 (CPA2) family protein → MAEPTGMGLGHAVALLAVAVFAVPLFKRFGLGAVLGYLAAGLAVGPFGFGLIQDTEAVLHVAELGVVMFLFLIGLEMRPARLWSLRQEIFGLGALQVLVCGTLLTGAAILFGLPWYAALVLGSGFALSSTAIVMQLLEERNENNETDGERVVSILLFEDLAIVPLLAIVAILAGQFGTTIENPQPIWITVGFAIAAVAAVYVIGRWALNPAFRLLARYGGREVMTAGALLVVLGAAWAMDLGGLSMAMGAFLAGVLLSESTFRNQLEADVEPFRGILLGLFFLSVGMSLDLGVVAGDWPIVLGGVAAFMGAKIFGVYSVARVMKASHSEAVKRAALMGEGGEFAFVLYAAALAAGLFDGRTAAIASAVVILSMALTPLRMLIADRLRSREPVSLEGVEEARNLQERVLVIGFGRFAQVVCQPLLARDVDVSIVDIDVDMIKAAGNFGFKVYYGDGARLDVLRSSGAADAESILVCVDKPETADRIVELVQAEFPLTKLFVRAYDRGHSIRLIKAGVEYHIRETFESALAFSEHVLMDLGFSDQEAREAVDDARRRDYERLTLQVAGGLQAGRALSRGNATTPEPAPYVKPRREGRALNEEAAEMMTAEQIAQRRKEKV, encoded by the coding sequence ATGGCGGAACCGACGGGAATGGGGCTGGGGCATGCGGTGGCGCTGCTGGCCGTGGCCGTGTTCGCCGTGCCGCTGTTCAAACGCTTCGGCCTGGGGGCGGTCCTGGGCTACCTCGCCGCCGGCCTGGCGGTCGGTCCGTTCGGCTTCGGCCTGATCCAGGACACGGAGGCCGTGCTGCACGTCGCCGAGCTGGGCGTCGTCATGTTCCTGTTCCTGATCGGGCTGGAGATGCGGCCGGCCCGGCTGTGGAGCCTGCGCCAGGAGATTTTCGGCCTGGGCGCGCTGCAGGTCCTGGTCTGCGGCACCCTGCTCACCGGGGCGGCGATCCTGTTCGGCCTGCCCTGGTATGCGGCCCTGGTGCTGGGCTCGGGCTTCGCCCTGTCCTCCACCGCCATCGTCATGCAGCTGCTGGAGGAGCGGAACGAGAACAACGAGACCGACGGGGAGCGCGTCGTCTCGATCCTGCTGTTCGAGGATCTGGCCATCGTGCCGCTCCTGGCGATCGTGGCCATCCTGGCCGGCCAGTTCGGCACCACCATCGAGAACCCGCAGCCGATCTGGATCACCGTCGGCTTCGCCATCGCCGCCGTCGCGGCCGTCTATGTCATCGGGCGCTGGGCGCTGAACCCGGCCTTCCGGCTGCTGGCGCGGTACGGCGGGCGCGAGGTGATGACGGCGGGGGCCCTGCTGGTCGTGCTGGGCGCGGCCTGGGCCATGGACCTGGGCGGGCTGTCGATGGCCATGGGGGCCTTCCTGGCCGGGGTCCTGTTGTCGGAATCCACCTTCCGCAACCAGCTGGAGGCCGACGTCGAGCCGTTCCGCGGCATCCTGCTGGGCCTGTTCTTCCTCAGCGTCGGCATGTCGCTGGACCTCGGCGTCGTGGCCGGCGACTGGCCGATCGTGCTGGGCGGGGTCGCCGCCTTCATGGGGGCCAAGATCTTCGGCGTCTATTCGGTCGCCCGGGTGATGAAGGCCTCGCACAGCGAGGCGGTCAAGCGTGCCGCCCTGATGGGCGAGGGCGGGGAGTTCGCCTTCGTCCTCTATGCCGCCGCCCTGGCCGCCGGTCTGTTCGACGGCCGCACCGCCGCCATCGCCTCGGCCGTGGTGATCCTGTCGATGGCCCTGACGCCGCTGCGCATGCTGATCGCCGACCGGCTGAGGTCGCGCGAGCCGGTGTCGCTGGAGGGGGTGGAGGAGGCCCGCAACCTGCAGGAGCGGGTGCTGGTGATCGGCTTCGGTCGCTTCGCCCAGGTGGTCTGTCAGCCGCTTCTGGCGCGCGACGTCGACGTCTCGATCGTCGACATCGACGTGGACATGATCAAGGCCGCCGGCAACTTCGGCTTCAAGGTCTATTACGGCGACGGCGCGCGGCTGGACGTGCTGCGGTCCTCCGGCGCCGCGGACGCCGAGAGCATCCTGGTCTGCGTCGACAAGCCCGAGACGGCCGACCGGATCGTCGAACTGGTGCAGGCCGAGTTCCCCCTGACCAAGCTGTTCGTGCGGGCCTATGACCGGGGTCATTCGATCCGCCTGATCAAGGCGGGCGTCGAATACCATATCCGCGAGACCTTCGAGAGCGCCCTGGCCTTCAGCGAGCACGTGCTGATGGACCTGGGCTTCTCGGACCAGGAGGCGCGCGAGGCGGTCGATGACGCCCGCCGTCGCGACTACGAGCGGTTGACCCTGCAGGTGGCGGGCGGACTGCAGGCGGGTCGCGCCCTGTCGCGCGGCAATGCCACCACGCCGGAACCCGCCCCCTATGTGAAGCCGCGCCGCGAAGGCCGCGCATTGAACGAGGAGGCGGCGGAGATGATGACGGCCGAGCAGATCGCGCAGCGGCGGAAGGAAAAGGTCTGA
- the folB gene encoding dihydroneopterin aldolase — MSLLTPSPTAPVRESLTIFVQGLIVEAGIGVYDHEHGRLQTLLIDVSLDLGPAEVHGLADTVNYESVAAACRRIVAEGHVGLVETFAERLALDCLTDPRVLAVTVRVDKPGALEAAAGAGCELRYRR, encoded by the coding sequence GTGTCCCTGCTTACCCCGTCCCCAACCGCGCCGGTGCGCGAAAGCCTGACCATCTTCGTCCAGGGCCTGATCGTCGAGGCGGGCATCGGCGTCTATGACCACGAACACGGCCGGCTGCAGACCCTGCTGATCGACGTGAGCCTGGATCTGGGGCCGGCCGAGGTGCACGGCCTGGCCGATACGGTGAACTATGAGAGCGTCGCCGCCGCCTGCCGCCGCATCGTCGCCGAGGGCCATGTGGGGCTGGTGGAGACCTTCGCCGAGCGGCTGGCCCTGGACTGTCTGACCGATCCCCGCGTCCTGGCCGTGACCGTGCGTGTCGACAAGCCCGGAGCGCTGGAGGCCGCCGCCGGGGCCGGATGCGAACTGCGCTATCGTCGCTGA
- the ubiA gene encoding 4-hydroxybenzoate octaprenyltransferase has protein sequence MSAPLPDAGRNWVDARAPEGLKPWLKLGRFDRPIGIWLLLLPGWQGITLVLAADRRLPGLYDLWLFVGFGIGACLMRAAGCAFNDIVDRDIDAQVARTAQRPIPSGRIRVKQAWAFVVGCSLISLLILLTLNLTAILLGVGSLALVAAYPFMKRITWWPQAWLGLTFNWGALMGFAAVSGQVTPAATLLYLGGVFWTLGYDTIYALQDLEDDAMVGVRSTARRLGKDVQRGVAVFYALALGLAAAAGFAAGLAAPFFLVLIAYAAHLAWQARTLRPEDGALALRLFRSNREAGLILLAAIALGGVTSPL, from the coding sequence ATGTCCGCCCCGCTGCCCGACGCCGGCCGCAACTGGGTCGACGCCCGCGCGCCCGAAGGCCTGAAGCCCTGGCTGAAGCTGGGCCGGTTCGACCGGCCGATCGGCATCTGGCTGCTGCTGCTGCCCGGCTGGCAGGGCATCACCCTGGTTCTGGCCGCCGATCGTCGCCTGCCCGGCCTGTACGACCTGTGGCTGTTCGTCGGCTTCGGGATCGGGGCCTGCCTGATGCGGGCGGCGGGCTGCGCCTTCAACGACATCGTCGATCGCGACATCGACGCCCAGGTCGCCCGCACCGCCCAGCGGCCGATCCCGTCCGGCCGGATCCGTGTCAAACAGGCGTGGGCCTTCGTGGTCGGCTGCAGCCTCATTAGCCTGCTCATTCTGCTGACCCTGAACCTGACGGCGATCCTGCTGGGGGTCGGGTCCCTGGCCCTGGTGGCCGCCTATCCCTTCATGAAGCGGATCACCTGGTGGCCCCAGGCCTGGCTGGGCCTGACCTTCAACTGGGGGGCCCTGATGGGGTTCGCGGCGGTGAGCGGTCAGGTGACGCCCGCCGCTACGCTTCTCTACCTCGGCGGCGTGTTCTGGACGCTGGGCTACGACACCATCTACGCCCTGCAGGACCTCGAGGACGACGCCATGGTGGGGGTCAGGTCCACCGCCCGCCGGCTGGGCAAGGACGTCCAGCGCGGCGTCGCCGTCTTCTATGCCCTGGCTCTCGGCCTCGCCGCAGCGGCCGGGTTCGCGGCCGGGCTGGCCGCGCCATTCTTCCTCGTCCTGATCGCCTATGCCGCCCACCTGGCCTGGCAGGCGCGCACCCTGCGGCCCGAGGACGGGGCCCTGGCCCTGCGCCTGTTCCGGTCGAACCGGGAGGCGGGGCTGATCCTGCTGGCGGCCATCGCCCTGGGCGGGGTAACGTCGCCGCTCTAG
- a CDS encoding 6-carboxytetrahydropterin synthase, translating into MPQVRFTRRFSMAHRLLADAGSRCAVPHGHNEFVTITLATDAAIDFGGSNYVASFESLKTRWHRFIDGAVDHAFQLGSADPLLDWFRTHEPHRLGQLMVFQGDPTTEAFAIALRRKLDALLADDGSPYRCVELALEETPTNTIVVGEHLSPAERGWAAGSWMDRPDMSINDL; encoded by the coding sequence ATGCCCCAGGTTCGCTTCACCCGCCGATTTTCGATGGCCCACCGTCTGCTGGCGGACGCGGGGTCGCGTTGCGCCGTGCCGCACGGGCACAATGAGTTCGTCACCATCACCCTGGCGACGGACGCGGCGATCGATTTCGGCGGCTCCAACTACGTCGCCTCGTTCGAGAGCCTGAAGACCCGCTGGCACCGGTTCATCGACGGGGCGGTGGATCACGCCTTTCAGCTCGGGTCGGCCGATCCCCTGCTCGACTGGTTCCGCACGCATGAGCCGCACCGGCTGGGCCAGCTGATGGTGTTCCAGGGCGACCCCACGACCGAGGCCTTCGCCATCGCCCTGCGGCGCAAGCTGGACGCCCTCCTCGCCGACGACGGCTCGCCGTATCGCTGCGTCGAGCTGGCGCTGGAGGAGACACCGACCAATACCATCGTGGTGGGCGAGCATCTGAGCCCGGCCGAGCGCGGCTGGGCGGCCGGGTCGTGGATGGACCGGCCCGACATGAGCATCAACGACCTCTGA
- a CDS encoding acyl-CoA dehydrogenase family protein, translating to MADLDTFRAETRAWLEANCPAECRGPLANEEDRVWGGRNGAFKTPAHQRWMSVMGERGWTAPEWPTEYGGGGLSREEAKVLASEMRRIDAQSPLSSFGLWMLGPALLQFGTEEQKKRFLPEIVRGEIRWCQGYSEPGAGSDLSGIQTRAEDRGDHWIVNGQKVWTSYADQADWIFCLVRTDPEAPKHLGISFVLFDMATPGVTTKPIALISGKSPFCETFFDDVRVEKANLVGTLNRGWDVAKALLAHERTMIGGIGDIGRPMSHVAVDSIGLDEAGRLDEPMLRAKIADLEIDAAAFRLSMERVGDQVKAKQVSPAIASMLKYYGSELNKRRHELAMAAGGSDALEWDSDRSKKGTAARDWLRTKANSIEGGTSEVQLNIIAKHLLQLPGA from the coding sequence ATGGCCGATCTGGACACCTTCCGCGCCGAGACCCGCGCCTGGCTGGAGGCGAACTGCCCGGCCGAATGCCGCGGTCCCCTCGCCAATGAGGAGGACCGGGTCTGGGGCGGGCGCAACGGGGCCTTCAAGACCCCGGCCCACCAGCGCTGGATGTCGGTCATGGGCGAGCGCGGCTGGACCGCGCCGGAATGGCCGACCGAATACGGCGGCGGCGGGCTGAGCCGCGAGGAGGCCAAGGTGCTGGCGTCGGAGATGCGCCGCATCGACGCCCAGTCGCCGCTGTCGTCCTTCGGCCTCTGGATGCTGGGCCCGGCCCTGCTGCAGTTCGGCACCGAGGAACAGAAGAAGCGCTTTCTGCCCGAGATCGTGCGCGGCGAGATCCGCTGGTGCCAGGGCTATTCCGAACCCGGCGCGGGCTCCGACTTGTCGGGCATCCAGACCCGGGCCGAGGATCGCGGCGACCACTGGATCGTCAACGGCCAGAAGGTCTGGACCTCCTATGCCGACCAGGCCGACTGGATCTTCTGCCTGGTCCGCACCGACCCGGAGGCCCCCAAGCATCTGGGCATCAGTTTCGTCCTGTTCGACATGGCCACGCCGGGGGTGACGACCAAACCCATCGCCCTGATCAGCGGCAAGTCGCCCTTCTGCGAGACCTTCTTCGACGACGTCCGGGTCGAGAAGGCGAACCTGGTCGGGACGCTGAACCGGGGCTGGGACGTGGCCAAGGCCCTGCTGGCGCATGAGCGCACCATGATCGGCGGCATCGGCGACATCGGCCGGCCCATGAGCCACGTCGCGGTCGACTCGATCGGGCTGGACGAGGCGGGCCGTCTCGACGAACCCATGCTGCGGGCGAAGATCGCCGATCTGGAGATCGACGCCGCCGCCTTCCGCCTGTCGATGGAGCGGGTCGGGGATCAGGTGAAGGCGAAACAGGTCTCGCCCGCCATCGCCTCCATGCTGAAATACTACGGCTCGGAGCTGAACAAGCGCCGTCACGAACTGGCCATGGCCGCCGGCGGCTCGGACGCGCTGGAGTGGGACAGCGATCGGTCGAAGAAGGGCACCGCCGCCCGCGACTGGCTGCGGACCAAGGCGAACTCGATCGAGGGCGGGACCAGCGAGGTCCAGCTGAACATCATCGCCAAACACCTGCTGCAGCTGCCGGGGGCGTGA
- a CDS encoding Lrp/AsnC family transcriptional regulator, with protein MMTAIFVFIKCELGHANDVAADMVDNVENVSEVYSTSGQYDLLAKFQLPKEMDIGTFVTKSVQTRPHIRDTFTVITFSPFLPSKG; from the coding sequence ATGATGACCGCCATCTTCGTCTTCATCAAATGCGAGCTGGGGCACGCCAACGACGTCGCCGCCGACATGGTCGACAATGTCGAGAACGTCTCGGAGGTCTATTCCACCTCGGGCCAGTACGACCTGCTGGCCAAGTTCCAGCTGCCCAAGGAGATGGACATCGGCACCTTCGTGACCAAGTCCGTCCAGACCCGGCCGCACATCCGCGACACCTTCACGGTGATTACGTTTTCGCCCTTCCTGCCGAGCAAGGGCTGA
- a CDS encoding DMT family transporter: MNFAPYLAMLAVVLAGGATALQAPTNARLAQAVASPVNAAFISFAVGTAALGILAAVLHTRPDMVATKGLPPYAWFGGLYGAIFVVAAAWAVPRLGVATTITLMVAGQLLLSLVLDHFGALGVPPNPISLTRIAGVALVVGGVLLVRRG, encoded by the coding sequence ATGAATTTCGCCCCCTATCTCGCCATGCTGGCCGTCGTCCTGGCGGGCGGGGCCACCGCGCTTCAGGCCCCGACCAATGCGCGGCTGGCCCAGGCCGTGGCCAGCCCGGTCAACGCCGCCTTCATCAGCTTCGCGGTCGGCACGGCGGCGCTGGGGATCCTGGCCGCCGTCCTGCACACCCGGCCCGACATGGTGGCGACCAAGGGCCTGCCCCCCTATGCCTGGTTCGGGGGGCTGTACGGCGCGATCTTCGTGGTCGCAGCGGCCTGGGCCGTGCCCCGGCTGGGCGTGGCCACGACCATCACCCTGATGGTGGCGGGCCAGCTGCTGCTCAGCCTGGTGCTCGACCATTTCGGGGCCCTGGGCGTGCCGCCGAACCCGATCAGCCTGACCCGGATCGCCGGCGTCGCCCTGGTCGTCGGCGGCGTCCTGCTGGTCCGGCGGGGCTGA
- a CDS encoding alpha/beta hydrolase, whose product MPDHPVLMARWKAAAEAARAAHPPTLVRYGPGEREVMDLFEAGPDAPVAVFIHGGYWQALDKAWFSGIAPALLAHGISVAIPSYDLCPTVRLGRIVQQMRTVADGLRARNGRRPMVFGHSAGGHLAACLLSEARASAALAISGVFDLAPLIPTSINTALRLDAREAAALSPIHWPAPNGSTPGGTVLDCVVGGAETSEFIRQSQAMAELWGAKGVETRFEALPGLNHFTVLDPLTDPDSALVRRIVELTRAL is encoded by the coding sequence GTGCCGGACCACCCGGTGCTGATGGCCCGCTGGAAGGCGGCGGCCGAGGCGGCCCGCGCCGCCCATCCCCCGACCTTGGTCCGCTATGGCCCCGGCGAGCGCGAGGTCATGGACCTGTTCGAGGCCGGGCCGGACGCCCCGGTCGCGGTCTTCATCCACGGCGGCTACTGGCAGGCCCTGGACAAGGCCTGGTTCAGCGGCATCGCCCCGGCCCTGCTGGCCCACGGGATCAGCGTCGCCATCCCGTCCTACGACCTGTGCCCGACGGTGCGGCTGGGCCGGATCGTGCAGCAGATGCGCACGGTCGCCGACGGGCTGCGTGCCCGTAACGGTCGCCGGCCCATGGTGTTCGGCCATTCCGCCGGCGGGCATCTGGCGGCCTGCCTGCTCAGCGAGGCCCGGGCCTCGGCGGCCCTGGCGATCTCGGGCGTGTTCGACCTGGCCCCGCTGATCCCGACCTCGATCAACACCGCCCTGCGGCTGGACGCGCGCGAGGCGGCGGCCCTGTCGCCGATCCACTGGCCGGCCCCGAACGGCTCGACGCCCGGGGGCACGGTATTGGACTGCGTCGTCGGCGGGGCCGAGACCTCCGAGTTCATCCGTCAGTCGCAGGCCATGGCCGAGCTGTGGGGGGCCAAGGGCGTCGAGACCCGGTTCGAGGCCCTGCCCGGCCTGAACCATTTCACCGTGCTGGACCCGCTGACCGATCCGGACAGCGCCCTGGTCCGGCGGATCGTGGAGTTGACCCGGGCGTTGTGA
- a CDS encoding SDR family oxidoreductase, whose translation MTDHLESAAEDTADHERAIQAGIDAKADGAGGGDADGGAVQAGARTYPEPPFPEQHQTKPGDEAALDPAPMYDAPFWTGSGKLEGFAALITGADSGIGRSVAVLFAREGADVAICHLDEDDDAEVTRQAVEAEGRRAIVLKGDVADPEFSKMAVAETLKAFGRLDVVVPNAAFQEHVDAFEDLTFEHFDRTLKTNLYGYFNLAQAAVPHMKAGGAIVMTGSVTGILGNKDLLDYSMTKGGIHAFARSLGTHLAPRGIRVNAVAPGPVWTPLNPADKQAEDVAQFGAKTVMKRPAQPEEIAPAYVFLASPQMSSFITGEVLPIIGGYAGG comes from the coding sequence ATGACCGACCATCTTGAATCCGCCGCCGAAGACACCGCCGACCACGAGCGCGCGATCCAGGCCGGGATCGACGCCAAGGCGGACGGTGCCGGCGGTGGCGACGCGGATGGCGGCGCGGTCCAGGCCGGAGCCCGGACCTATCCCGAACCCCCCTTCCCCGAACAGCACCAGACCAAGCCCGGCGACGAGGCCGCCCTGGATCCCGCCCCGATGTACGACGCCCCCTTCTGGACGGGCTCCGGCAAGCTGGAAGGGTTCGCCGCCCTGATCACCGGGGCCGATTCCGGCATCGGCCGCAGCGTCGCCGTCCTGTTCGCCCGCGAAGGGGCCGACGTCGCCATCTGCCACCTGGACGAGGACGACGACGCCGAGGTCACCCGACAGGCCGTCGAGGCCGAGGGCCGCCGCGCCATCGTGCTGAAGGGCGACGTCGCCGATCCCGAATTCTCGAAAATGGCCGTGGCCGAGACGCTCAAGGCCTTCGGGCGTCTGGATGTCGTCGTGCCCAACGCCGCCTTCCAGGAGCATGTCGACGCCTTCGAGGACCTGACCTTCGAACATTTCGACCGGACGCTGAAGACCAACCTCTACGGCTATTTCAACCTGGCCCAGGCGGCGGTGCCGCACATGAAGGCGGGCGGCGCGATCGTGATGACCGGCTCCGTCACCGGCATCCTGGGCAACAAGGACCTGCTCGACTATTCGATGACCAAGGGCGGCATCCACGCCTTCGCCCGGTCGCTGGGCACCCACCTGGCCCCGCGCGGCATCCGCGTGAACGCGGTGGCACCCGGCCCGGTCTGGACGCCGCTGAACCCGGCCGACAAACAGGCCGAGGACGTGGCCCAGTTCGGGGCCAAGACGGTGATGAAACGCCCGGCCCAGCCGGAGGAGATCGCCCCCGCCTACGTCTTCCTGGCCTCGCCCCAGATGTCGAGCTTCATCACCGGCGAGGTGCTGCCGATCATCGGCGGATATGCGGGCGGCTAG